DNA sequence from the Bombus vancouverensis nearcticus chromosome 8, iyBomVanc1_principal, whole genome shotgun sequence genome:
cataatatacatatatatgcatgtgTATGTGTCTAGCGTGTTAACAATTTCCATTACAATCGCTGTTCCTATTTCCTACATCGTCCTACAATTGACAACAAATATTTAATCTATAATTTGACATTAACTACCTATGCAAGGCATCGATGACAATATATTTGTTTcgttattttttcctttctatACTATATATAGGGGGCCCCTAAAATTATGGGAAGTGTGAGTAATGATTATCAAGTTCCAGGATTACATTAACATTTTACGCAACTTATTTAAGCATATGCTTTACGATCCTCCATGAAGCTTTTTgatacaaaatacatataaaattgtaaatagcCGCGGTAAAAAGAAAAACTCATAGAAAAATGTAACATTGTAAGATACAAAATACGTCCGTCGTTGTTTGACATGTgtgcaattttttatttatacaaatatttataatttctttccttattttttctttcttttgtattaatttaatcGCTTCTTTTTTCTGCTACGTCCACACATTATTATGTAAATGTCCTTATTAAGCGTGCAGGTAGGGGCCCTCGTTAAATCAGTGGTCGATGATATCAACAAGTTCTCTAATATTGGATTATATGTGTATCTTACAAAGCACCACGATCTAAAGCTATACAATACATATAGGGTGTCGTTTACTGAATACGAAACTACAAACAGGGAATCGGACGTACAATTCTTGCACTTTATGTTTCTCGATCGTTTGCTTATCCATATAGGCAGAACTTTTTactataaagataaatattgataattaataataagtaGCATACAATCTTCGAAAGAAAATTTACGCAATAGTGGTAATTATAGTAATATATAAGCGCACTAACACCCTATATATTTTGTCTAGTTGTCACTTATACAATAACAAACATATATTTTTAGTCAAAATCTGATTTAAACAACGTAAAAAATTAGAAATCTTTTTGCAGAATCAATATAACATCGAATCTAATAGACTTAATATATCAGTAATGTATCATTGTTGCAATTGTTTACTCCTTTTTGCAAATGTAGAGTTAGTACAAGAATACGGAGACACAAAATTGTTTTCTAATtttgtatatatcattatattgaTCCCAAAACTGATTTTTAACTTTTACGCTTATATGTAAACTTAGTATAGTCACAGCGacgtatttataaatttatagacaTAAGAAACGGTTATTTTTAGGAACGCAAGAGGATTATTCGAAGGaaacattattataattatgaataaatttaattgaataaatttttataatacaattataaagaaaatgaatctgaagaaaaaaatatacgcAGTCcgttaaaatacaaaattttgccTGATCAAGTTATAAATACACGATCAAACTTCCTTGTCTTTTCGGTTTttaatataaacataaaattttaattaacttaATTTTTATATCCCTCGTAAATTATCAATTTCTTTTATGTTAAATTTTTGGCAGTATTTGCATTGAACATATATAAAAGCTATAAAAATTGTGTTGAACAAATATTACAAAAGCAGTgattataacaataaaatacgaGGTGCgacaataatacatatataaatagcAGTTCAAAGAATTATGGCGTTAAATAAAAAAGTTCGGAAATTTGATGTTGTACTCACGAATAACAGgctagaaaaaaagaaaatacattgctacataaacattattttatttacagatTTTGTTTGTCAATTAAAAACAATTTCTCATATCTTATCAAGGTCAACTAAACGATAACGGTACATAATCCAACATATAACAAAAATCCTAATGCATGAACTTAATACAAATTAGAAACTAcgcatttatataaaacataaagAGAATTTTACGTATTAAGCAATAAAAAAAGATTATAATtatcgaaaaataatttctttctttacttGTCACATATTCACAAAATAATATTAGGCTATGAAACTTTATATTTCGTGATACTGTGCTTGCAGAAAgatgaaaattagaaaattagtgAAATAAATGATATTTCGCCATTAAGTAGCGATAATAGAATCAAAAAATTATGTAgaccaaaatattttatacactcACAGATTTGAGCACCTATGTTAATTTAAGAATTATCTCTTTTTGTATAATTGTACCATTTTGTAATTACCGTTGcactttaaaaaaaattttttctcaATCATTTTActgttttaacatttttttaaatgaataacaacacaaaattgccacaaatattaaattactCACAACTGTAACAGCGATGTAGTCCATCAGTCTTTCTCTCATTTCAACATCTGTCATGGTTCATTTctttatattcaatataatatgtatGCATTCTTGTGTCTGTGGTGGTTTAAAACATTCGTGAGAGTACAAATAACAGTTAATGCtatttatttcaaaaggtgtATCCTTCTTACGTCGTATGTGAAACAAATTAACGTTATATGTAGAATAAGAGGAATGAAACATGTTGGTCCTCTTTTGATGTTAAGTGTTCTAAAAGTACTTCTATTCACCTTTACATTTTTGTATTCTCATGAATATATAATTTGTAACTTACATATAAGAATCAAATTACCCCACCTCATTGCCAACACTAAGGAATATATcacatattttatacattttgacATGAAGAATATCTACAGTTATTTAAGTGTTCTCTTGCTTTCTTAATTTATATCATTGTTTAGCAATTGGACgattgtaattataaatattttatttcaaaatgtgcattttgataaatttacacAAATTTAAATTTACTAGAATATCAAATGTACGAACTATAATTCCAAAAATGGTGGTAACACCTCCCACAGACACTAATGATAgaacaattttcttttctatcttttaaTCAGTACTTTCGCTTgttcaatattttttttttaaatttcatgcTAATTGATGATTCGTGTAAAAATGAACTTAATCGCATGACATTAGAGTAAATTCTTCTAACAATGTGCCGTATGTAATCAAGCAATATCAGTGTACAGCGTTACATATTTACTGCCTCTTTCATGTTtcatggaaatttttattttcttatcatAAATCATAATCATTACGTATTATTTTTTAGCAAAATTAgtcaaataaagataaaaatatcgcaaaataaatttataacatttgcaTAAGGGACAAAAGacatttttatgtttattatttCTACTAAATCTCTTCTTCCTAAGTGAAACACTTTGCACAGCAAaatatgttttgtgtattgtaaTTCTATTAACAGTATCAAATAGATTTAATCACTCGTCTGATTCAATATAATAGTAGTGAACATgatcaaatttaaaatataaatgaagTCATTTACGCATATACCTACTATTATTGCTCCAAAACTACAGCACTGATAAATGGGTCCAAAATGTTGATCATTGTGTACAATTTTTCTTCATCACAGGGTATGGTAAATTTAAGTATACCACCCTAAAATAAGTTATTTTTTATACTCTAAATTAATAgaacattaaattttttatatgaaatagATTTCTTAAAGGACATAAAatattgtttcatatttttttactagtacgtttataatttgtaaaattttcataaaaataataatgatttaCTTACGATGCTACTTGACGGCGAGAGTCTGTTTAAGATGGCGCATGAGGTGACTGCCGACGTCGTGAACCTCAGGCCATTGTTTGAGCACAAATACTATGCCCAATACAACAAACGTAGTTGTTAATATGCGCACCCTGCACATGAAACAATGAGGCTTAGTACAACTGCAACAGAGATgcgaaaacaaaataaaacaatGAGTGCGCAAAAGTAAAATCAGATGGCGATGTACGTGATGAAGTATGAATTGAAATGTATGTGAATGAAAACGGAACAAGGATGATGGAACAGaaatataaactgataaaaAATGTAATGGTTATCTGTTtactataaatgaaaaaaagaaaaaaaagatgataTATATTGAAGTAAACAAAATTTACTTCAAAAAGCTTATGCAATTAAGCTGGAATGTCCAATATTTTGTTTTGGTTTTAATAGATTATTTTCCTGTAAAAATAAAACTCAAACATAACTTTACAATATGAAATAACTGTACCTGGTCCTAAGGAAAGGCATCATTATACCAGCACCTGTTGCAACAAGAAGTAGAATAACTTGCAACACAGTTAATACTACGTTTATGAGCTTTACAACCAACGCCCTTGCATTGCTATTATCCAGACCCTCTAAAGTGACATATTGTTgatgttgttgttgttgatgttccattttacaaattttagtttgGCAACTCTCCAACATTTCGTGTATGTCCCTTAATCGATCTTCACTTTGATATTGCACTTTTTCTTCCATATCTGTTATAgtttgtttcaagttttctacTTCATTTTGGTGCAGTTCAGTTAAATCGTTAATTTGTTCCTCCAGACGCTCGCTTCTAAAACGTTCCTCTTGCAAAGCATGGGAAAGATATGTCACTTCTTGTTGCAAACTCTAAAATTGTTTaaggaaaaaattaattttaaaattatgatGTATAGAAACATGTTATTGTTCTTTATTTGTTCTGTTTCATTACTTATTTCTTAAATCATCAGAAACAAACCTTCAAACCTTCTAATTTATCTTTCATTCTCTCCAAATTTTCTCTATGTTCTTGTAGTTCAGAGAAAATAGATTTAAGACTAAGTGCAGCATTATTACTACTGTGACATGTGTGTGCTTGCCCCCTACTACCAGGTCCACTTTCACTTGTAACACTAGAGCATTCGGATCCTTCTTCGGATGGAAATTTCATTGCCGCAGCACTATGAGTTGATCCCAAACTACATCCACCAGGCAGCGTCGCTGATCCATGATGAGCCTTTTCATCTTCAACACTAGCGTTATCTCCATTACCTGCACGCGGTGTATCGTTTACATAAAAAGTTGAGCCATCTGCAGGGACACAGACGTCGCAAGTTAGAATGTTATCCAATACCAAACTATTCTGCCTCTGCTAATAACTAATCAATTTGTATGCTTTTTCGTATTGCAACACTCCTATCTTTCAAATACAGTTAATGATAATTCAAAAACATTTTTGTTGTATATAAATGCATCAATAATGTGTCACAAAATGTTTTGTAAACTAATacaaaaattgttttttctttataatttttGTTCTTTGAATTCATGTCCACATATGTGTTTAATATACTTTGCTGATGTATTGGAtaactaatatataaaatagcaaACATCTGAATATGTGAAAGCCACTAAAGACAAGGCAAAATTATTAAGTAACACAAagtagt
Encoded proteins:
- the Dmtn gene encoding transmembrane and coiled-coil domain 2 protein Dmtn isoform X5, which codes for MANLMITTSSKNSSRSTSPNRGNTLTSPQQFSATLEHISKARNASLSQTGEGSTGSGSSGGGGSFSMKGSRQKSPGTVIRVDAMDEPNTNLITAEQDEFVPNIHLPADDEGEQYHATQSFLSNGSSELITDDVDSNSARVCQAIEHIQSKIAKTRELIRIEQTTRDENVNEYLKLAANADKQQLTRIKAVFEKKNQKSAHSISQLQKKLDSYTKKLKHYELNGAPTSHRQPREVLRDMGQGLKSVMSKPREFAHLIKNKFGSADNINTLSRNGDNASVEDEKAHHGSATLPGGCSLGSTHSAAAMKFPSEEGSECSSVTSESGPGSRGQAHTCHSSNNAALSLKSIFSELQEHRENLERMKDKLEGLKSLQQEVTYLSHALQEERFRSERLEEQINDLTELHQNEVENLKQTITDMEEKVQYQSEDRLRDIHEMLESCQTKICKMEHQQQQHQQYVTLEGLDNSNARALVVKLINVVLTVLQVILLLVATGAGIMMPFLRTSCTKPHCFMCRVRILTTTFVVLGIVFVLKQWPEVHDVGSHLMRHLKQTLAVK
- the Dmtn gene encoding transmembrane and coiled-coil domain 2 protein Dmtn isoform X4; translation: MANLMITTSSKNSSRSTSPNRGNTLTSPQQFSATLEHISKARNASLSQTGEGSTGSGSSGGGGSFSMKGSRQKSPGTVIRVDAMDEPNTNLITAEQDEFVPNIHLPADDEGEQYHATQSFLSNGSSELITDDVDSNSARVCQAIEHIQSKIAKTRELIRIEQTTRDENVNEYLKLAANADKQQLTRIKAVFEKKNQKSAHSISQLQKKLDSYTKKLKHYELNGAPTSHRQPREVLRDMGQGLKSVMSKPREFAHLIKNKFGSADNINTLSHGSTFYVNDTPRAGNGDNASVEDEKAHHGSATLPGGCSLGSTHSAAAMKFPSEEGSECSSVTSESGPGSRGQAHTCHSSNNAALSLKSIFSELQEHRENLERMKDKLEGLKSLQQEVTYLSHALQEERFRSERLEEQINDLTELHQNEVENLKQTITDMEEKVQYQSEDRLRDIHEMLESCQTKICKMEHQQQQHQQYVTLEGLDNSNARALVVKLINVVLTVLQVILLLVATGAGIMMPFLRTSCTKPHCFMCRVRILTTTFVVLGIVFVLKQWPEVHDVGSHLMRHLKQTLAVK
- the Dmtn gene encoding transmembrane and coiled-coil domain 2 protein Dmtn isoform X6; protein product: MKGSRQKSPGTVIRVDAMDEPNTNLITAEQDEFVPNIHLPADDEGEQYHATQSFLSNGSSELITDDVDSNSARVCQAIEHIQSKIAKTRELIRIEQTTRDENVNEYLKLAANADKQQLTRIKAVFEKKNQKSAHSISQLQKKLDSYTKKLKHYELNGAPTSHRQPREVLRDMGQGLKNVGGNIRVGISGFSGSVMSKPREFAHLIKNKFGSADNINTLSHGSTFYVNDTPRAGNGDNASVEDEKAHHGSATLPGGCSLGSTHSAAAMKFPSEEGSECSSVTSESGPGSRGQAHTCHSSNNAALSLKSIFSELQEHRENLERMKDKLEGLKSLQQEVTYLSHALQEERFRSERLEEQINDLTELHQNEVENLKQTITDMEEKVQYQSEDRLRDIHEMLESCQTKICKMEHQQQQHQQYVTLEGLDNSNARALVVKLINVVLTVLQVILLLVATGAGIMMPFLRTSCTKPHCFMCRVRILTTTFVVLGIVFVLKQWPEVHDVGSHLMRHLKQTLAVK
- the Dmtn gene encoding transmembrane and coiled-coil domain 2 protein Dmtn isoform X1, whose amino-acid sequence is MANLMITTSSKNSSRSTSPNRGNTLTSPQQFSATLEHISKARNASLSQTGEGSTGSGSSGGGGSFSMKGSRQKSPGTVIRVDAMDEPNTNLITAEQDEFVPNIHLPADDEGEQYHATQSFLSNGSSELITDDVDSNSARVCQAIEHIQSKIAKTRELIRIEQTTRDENVNEYLKLAANADKQQLTRIKAVFEKKNQKSAHSISQLQKKLDSYTKKLKHYELNGAPTSHRQPREVLRDMGQGLKNVGGNIRVGISGFSGSVMSKPREFAHLIKNKFGSADNINTLSHGSTFYVNDTPRAGNGDNASVEDEKAHHGSATLPGGCSLGSTHSAAAMKFPSEEGSECSSVTSESGPGSRGQAHTCHSSNNAALSLKSIFSELQEHRENLERMKDKLEGLKSLQQEVTYLSHALQEERFRSERLEEQINDLTELHQNEVENLKQTITDMEEKVQYQSEDRLRDIHEMLESCQTKICKMEHQQQQHQQYVTLEGLDNSNARALVVKLINVVLTVLQVILLLVATGAGIMMPFLRTSCTKPHCFMCRVRILTTTFVVLGIVFVLKQWPEVHDVGSHLMRHLKQTLAVK
- the Dmtn gene encoding transmembrane and coiled-coil domain 2 protein Dmtn isoform X7; translation: MCFEQYHATQSFLSNGSSELITDDVDSNSARVCQAIEHIQSKIAKTRELIRIEQTTRDENVNEYLKLAANADKQQLTRIKAVFEKKNQKSAHSISQLQKKLDSYTKKLKHYELNGAPTSHRQPREVLRDMGQGLKNVGGNIRVGISGFSGSVMSKPREFAHLIKNKFGSADNINTLSHGSTFYVNDTPRAGNGDNASVEDEKAHHGSATLPGGCSLGSTHSAAAMKFPSEEGSECSSVTSESGPGSRGQAHTCHSSNNAALSLKSIFSELQEHRENLERMKDKLEGLKSLQQEVTYLSHALQEERFRSERLEEQINDLTELHQNEVENLKQTITDMEEKVQYQSEDRLRDIHEMLESCQTKICKMEHQQQQHQQYVTLEGLDNSNARALVVKLINVVLTVLQVILLLVATGAGIMMPFLRTSCTKPHCFMCRVRILTTTFVVLGIVFVLKQWPEVHDVGSHLMRHLKQTLAVK
- the Dmtn gene encoding transmembrane and coiled-coil domain 2 protein Dmtn isoform X2, with amino-acid sequence MANLMITTSSKNSSRSTSPNRGNTLTSPQQFSATLEHISKARNASLSQTGEGSTGSGSSGGGGSFSMKGSRQKSPGTVIRVDAMDEPNTNLITAEQDEFVPNIHLPADDEGEQYHATQSFLSNGSSELITDDVDSNSARVCQAIEHIQSKIAKTRELIRIEQTTRDENVNEYLKLAANADKQQLTRIKAVFEKKNQKSAHSISQLQKKLDSYTKKLKHYELNGAPTSHRQPREVLRDMGQGLKNVGGNIRVGISGFSGSVMSKPREFAHLIKNKFGSADNINTLSHGSTFYVNDTPRAGNGDNASVEDEKAHHGSATLPGGCSLGSTHSAAAMKFPSEEGSECSSVTSESGPGSRGQAHTCHSSNNAALSLKSIFSELQEHRENLERMKDKLEGLKSLQQEVTYLSHALQEERFRSERLEEQINDLTELHQNEVENLKQTITDMEEKVQYQSEDRLRDIHEMLESCQTKICKMEHQQQQHQQYVTLEGLDNSNARALVVKLINVVLTVLQVILLLVATGAGIMMPFLRTRVRILTTTFVVLGIVFVLKQWPEVHDVGSHLMRHLKQTLAVK